In Paracoccus methylovorus, a genomic segment contains:
- a CDS encoding VOC family protein has translation MNIRYLHTMVRVLDLEKTMAFFRLLGLEETRRIDNEQARFSLVFMAPPGQHECPVELTYNWDGDDGLPSDSRHFGHLAYRVGNIYEMCQKLMDAGVTINRPPRDGHMAFVRSPDNISIELLQEGEHLPPQEPWASMENTGHW, from the coding sequence ATGAATATCCGCTATCTGCATACCATGGTGCGCGTGCTCGACCTCGAAAAGACGATGGCCTTCTTTCGGCTTCTGGGGCTTGAGGAGACGCGGCGAATCGACAACGAACAGGCGCGTTTCTCGCTGGTGTTCATGGCCCCGCCCGGCCAGCACGAATGCCCGGTCGAACTGACCTATAACTGGGATGGCGACGACGGCCTGCCCTCGGACAGCCGGCATTTCGGCCATCTCGCCTATCGGGTCGGCAATATATACGAAATGTGCCAGAAGCTGATGGATGCGGGCGTCACCATCAACCGCCCGCCGCGCGATGGGCATATGGCCTTTGTCCGCAGCCCGGACAATATCTCGATCGAGCTTTTGCAAGAGGGCGAACACCTGCCGCCGCAAGAGCCTTGGGCCAGCATGGAAAACACCGGTCACTGGTAG
- a CDS encoding 3-hydroxybutyrate dehydrogenase: MFEKFLGGKTAVVTGSNSGIGLGIAHELARAGADIVLNSFTDAPEDHALAESMARQHGVNVRYIQADMSKGSDCRALIEQAGACDILVNNAGIQHVAPIPDFPVEKWDAIIAINLTSAFHTTAVALPMMRKSGWGRVINIASAHGLTASEYKSAYVAAKHGIVGLTKVTALETAKEPITCNAICPGYVLTPIVEKQIPDQMKTHGMNREDVIAKVMLQRQPSGQFATVEQMGGTAVFLCSPAADQITGTTISVDGGWTAL, translated from the coding sequence ATGTTCGAGAAATTCCTTGGCGGTAAGACGGCGGTGGTGACGGGCTCCAACTCGGGAATCGGGCTTGGGATCGCGCATGAACTGGCGCGGGCAGGGGCCGATATCGTGCTCAACAGTTTTACCGACGCGCCCGAGGATCACGCGCTGGCGGAAAGCATGGCGCGCCAACACGGCGTCAACGTCCGCTATATTCAGGCCGATATGTCAAAAGGTTCCGATTGCCGCGCCCTGATTGAACAGGCCGGCGCGTGCGATATTCTGGTGAACAACGCCGGTATCCAGCATGTCGCGCCGATCCCGGATTTTCCGGTCGAGAAATGGGACGCGATCATCGCCATCAACCTGACCTCGGCCTTTCATACCACGGCGGTGGCGCTGCCGATGATGCGCAAGTCGGGCTGGGGCCGGGTGATCAACATCGCCTCGGCGCACGGGCTGACGGCCAGCGAATACAAGTCCGCCTATGTCGCGGCCAAGCATGGCATCGTCGGGCTGACCAAGGTGACGGCGCTGGAAACCGCGAAAGAGCCGATCACCTGCAACGCGATCTGTCCCGGCTATGTTCTGACGCCGATCGTGGAAAAGCAGATCCCCGACCAGATGAAGACCCATGGCATGAACCGCGAGGACGTCATCGCCAAGGTCATGCTGCAACGTCAGCCCTCGGGCCAGTTCGCGACGGTGGAGCAGATGGGCGGCACGGCGGTCTTTTTATGCTCGCCGGCTGCGGATCAGATCACCGGCACGACGATTTCCGTGGATGGCGGCTGGACCGCATTGTGA
- a CDS encoding extracellular solute-binding protein has translation MRFFKFTNESAIWRRIALCLCVASMPLASPAEPMHAIAMYGEPALSPDFTHLPYANPDAPKGGTIRLAETGTFDSLNPWILMGNPVWPIFTQPGLLTESLMTRSIDEPFTLYGLLAESVETDADRTWVEFTLRPEARFSDGTPVTVQDVMWSYEVLGTKGHPRYTAVWAKVEKMEQTGPRTVRFTFNSSDRELSMLMGMRPILKKAKWEGRDFSQSSLMVPIGSGPYVIEKVDPGRAITFRRNPDYWGRNLAVTQGMHNFDVIRYDYFGDASAMFEAFKAGEIDVWRELVAARWERNFDFPAIREGRMVKSEILHGRPSGIMGLVMNTRNPLFADWRVRQALIEAFNYRFINMTLSGGKDPRITSYFANSELAMQPQPATGREAELLAPFADDLPPGTLEGYALPEGGERAIDRKGIRAALELLRQAGWTVQDGELRNAQGHPFSFEILLNQSGSAMRSSAETRQIVDIFVQSLRNLGIQPRVTLLDAAQYVERTNNYQFDMTWYERGLSLSPGNEQRLYWGREGVATPGSKNWMGIDSPAVEAMIAEMGHAHTHEDFVAAVKALDRILTAGRYVIPVSYSRISRLAHRADLDYPENTPLYGDWPGFMPETWWQEERK, from the coding sequence ATGCGATTCTTCAAATTTACTAACGAATCCGCGATCTGGCGGCGAATCGCGCTGTGTTTGTGTGTTGCATCCATGCCGCTGGCAAGCCCTGCCGAACCCATGCATGCCATTGCAATGTATGGAGAACCTGCGCTGTCGCCCGACTTTACCCACTTGCCTTACGCCAATCCCGACGCCCCGAAAGGTGGCACGATTCGTCTGGCCGAGACGGGCACGTTCGATTCGCTCAACCCTTGGATTCTGATGGGCAACCCGGTCTGGCCGATCTTTACCCAGCCCGGATTGCTGACCGAGTCGTTGATGACCCGCTCGATCGATGAACCCTTTACGCTTTACGGGCTTCTGGCCGAAAGTGTCGAAACCGATGCAGACCGCACATGGGTCGAGTTCACCTTGCGCCCCGAGGCACGATTCTCGGACGGCACGCCGGTGACGGTGCAGGACGTGATGTGGTCCTATGAGGTTCTGGGGACCAAGGGGCATCCGCGCTATACCGCCGTCTGGGCCAAGGTCGAAAAGATGGAGCAGACCGGCCCGCGCACGGTCCGCTTTACCTTTAATTCCTCCGACCGCGAACTGTCGATGCTGATGGGAATGCGGCCGATCCTGAAGAAGGCGAAATGGGAAGGCCGCGATTTCAGCCAGTCCAGTCTGATGGTCCCGATCGGGTCTGGCCCCTATGTCATCGAAAAGGTCGATCCGGGGCGCGCGATTACTTTTCGCCGCAACCCCGACTATTGGGGTCGCAATCTGGCCGTGACGCAGGGCATGCATAATTTCGATGTGATCCGCTATGACTATTTCGGCGACGCCTCGGCCATGTTCGAGGCTTTCAAGGCCGGCGAGATCGACGTCTGGCGCGAACTGGTCGCCGCCCGCTGGGAACGCAACTTCGACTTCCCGGCCATCCGCGAAGGCAGGATGGTGAAATCCGAAATCCTCCATGGCCGTCCCTCAGGCATCATGGGGCTGGTGATGAACACCCGCAACCCGCTGTTCGCCGACTGGCGGGTGCGGCAGGCGCTGATCGAGGCCTTCAACTATCGCTTCATCAACATGACGCTGAGCGGCGGCAAGGACCCGCGCATCACCAGCTATTTCGCCAATTCCGAACTGGCCATGCAGCCCCAGCCCGCCACCGGACGCGAGGCCGAATTGCTTGCACCCTTCGCGGACGACCTGCCGCCGGGCACCCTCGAGGGCTATGCCCTGCCCGAAGGGGGGGAACGCGCCATCGACCGCAAGGGCATCCGCGCCGCGCTGGAACTGCTGCGCCAGGCGGGCTGGACCGTACAGGACGGCGAGTTGCGCAATGCGCAAGGCCATCCCTTCAGCTTCGAGATCCTGCTGAACCAGTCCGGCAGCGCCATGCGCAGCAGCGCCGAGACCCGGCAGATCGTCGATATCTTCGTGCAATCCCTGCGCAACCTGGGTATCCAGCCGCGCGTCACGCTGCTGGACGCAGCGCAATATGTCGAGCGAACGAACAACTATCAGTTCGACATGACGTGGTATGAACGCGGGCTGTCGCTGTCGCCCGGCAACGAACAGAGGCTTTATTGGGGACGCGAAGGCGTGGCCACGCCGGGCAGCAAGAATTGGATGGGGATCGATTCGCCCGCGGTCGAGGCCATGATCGCCGAGATGGGGCACGCCCATACGCATGAGGATTTTGTCGCAGCGGTCAAAGCCCTTGATCGGATATTAACCGCCGGACGCTATGTCATCCCGGTCAGTTATTCACGGATTTCCCGCTTGGCCCATCGCGCCGACCTGGATTATCCTGAAAACACGCCGCTTTACGGTGACTGGCCCGGCTTTATGCCAGAAACCTGGTGGCAGGAGGAAAGAAAATGA
- a CDS encoding MarR family winged helix-turn-helix transcriptional regulator translates to MQQRSSAQTVSALRPLQRTTRTEAYLESLQTLERLHRLLLDLIKDEFERLGRTDLTPVQGLLIYNLGTAEVTAGELRSRGMYQGSNVSYNLKKLVELGYVHHERCEMDRRSVRVRLTPAGQEVRDCMAGMFARHAEGLELSGVLDDPPIEAVNLLWRRIERFWSEQIRYIY, encoded by the coding sequence ATGCAACAGCGCAGCTCTGCCCAAACAGTGTCCGCCCTGCGGCCCCTGCAGCGGACCACCCGGACCGAGGCTTATCTGGAAAGTCTGCAGACCCTTGAACGCCTGCACCGGCTTCTTCTGGATCTGATCAAGGACGAATTCGAACGATTGGGCCGGACCGACCTGACACCGGTGCAGGGGCTGCTGATCTATAACCTTGGCACTGCCGAGGTGACGGCGGGCGAATTGCGGTCCCGCGGCATGTATCAAGGCTCGAACGTTTCCTACAATCTCAAGAAACTGGTCGAGTTGGGCTACGTCCACCATGAGAGATGCGAGATGGACCGACGCTCGGTCCGGGTGCGGCTTACCCCTGCCGGGCAAGAGGTGCGCGATTGCATGGCAGGAATGTTTGCCCGCCACGCCGAAGGGCTGGAGCTGTCGGGGGTGCTGGACGACCCTCCTATCGAGGCGGTGAACCTGCTATGGCGGCGGATCGAACGGTTTTGGTCCGAACAGATTCGCTATATCTACTAA
- a CDS encoding FAD assembly factor SdhE, with the protein MRSWRRGTKEMDLILGPFSDSEMERLTEAELDLYEALLDENDQDLYPWITARLGDSRPGPGPLLPILDRVASFAHSRLLKK; encoded by the coding sequence ATGCGCAGCTGGCGGCGCGGCACCAAGGAAATGGACCTGATCCTCGGCCCGTTCTCGGACAGCGAGATGGAGCGGCTGACCGAAGCCGAGCTGGACCTGTACGAGGCGCTGCTGGATGAAAACGATCAGGACCTTTACCCGTGGATCACCGCCCGGCTGGGCGATTCCCGCCCAGGACCTGGCCCGCTGCTGCCCATCCTGGACCGGGTTGCATCCTTTGCTCATTCAAGGCTTCTGAAGAAATAG
- the thyX gene encoding FAD-dependent thymidylate synthase, protein MPITPEQQAQIDEQRATPRPTLRAVSEGMENHLYKAHEVLDHGLIRVIDYMGDDSAITQAARVSYGRGTKSVSNDEGLIRYLMRHWHSTPFEMCEVKFHVKLPVFVARQWIRHRTANVNEYSARYSILDREFYIPAPEQLAAQSTVNNQGRGQVLEGDEAARVLDILREDAMRSYDHYEQMLSQENQQGLARELARMNLPANVYTQWYWKVDLHNLFHFLRLRADSHAQYEIRAYAEAMCGIVRDWVPFAYAAFEDYRLGGVQLSAKGAEALKRRLAGETVTQENSGMSKGEWREFEADWG, encoded by the coding sequence ATGCCCATCACCCCCGAACAACAGGCCCAGATCGACGAGCAGCGCGCCACCCCGCGCCCTACCCTGCGCGCCGTTTCCGAGGGGATGGAGAACCATCTTTACAAGGCGCATGAGGTTCTGGACCACGGGTTGATCCGGGTCATCGACTACATGGGCGACGATTCCGCCATCACCCAGGCCGCGCGGGTCAGCTATGGCCGCGGCACCAAATCGGTCAGCAACGACGAGGGGTTGATCCGCTATCTGATGCGGCACTGGCACTCGACCCCCTTCGAGATGTGCGAGGTCAAGTTCCACGTCAAACTGCCGGTATTCGTCGCGCGTCAGTGGATTCGCCACCGCACCGCGAATGTGAACGAATATTCCGCACGATATTCGATCCTGGACCGCGAGTTCTATATTCCCGCCCCCGAACAGCTTGCCGCGCAATCGACGGTGAACAATCAGGGCCGCGGCCAGGTGCTGGAGGGGGACGAGGCCGCCCGTGTCCTCGACATCCTGCGCGAGGATGCGATGCGCAGTTATGACCATTACGAGCAGATGCTGAGCCAGGAGAACCAGCAGGGTCTGGCACGGGAACTCGCCCGCATGAACCTGCCCGCCAATGTCTATACGCAATGGTATTGGAAGGTGGACCTGCACAACCTGTTCCACTTCCTGCGGCTGCGGGCCGATAGTCATGCGCAATACGAGATCCGCGCCTATGCCGAGGCGATGTGCGGCATCGTCAGGGACTGGGTGCCCTTCGCCTATGCCGCCTTCGAGGATTACCGGCTGGGCGGGGTGCAGCTTTCCGCTAAAGGCGCCGAGGCATTGAAACGCCGCTTGGCGGGCGAGACCGTGACGCAGGAAAACAGCGGCATGAGCAAGGGCGAATGGCGCGAGTTCGAAGCCGACTGGGGTTAA